In one Niallia taxi genomic region, the following are encoded:
- the gatB gene encoding Asp-tRNA(Asn)/Glu-tRNA(Gln) amidotransferase subunit GatB: MEFETVIGLEVHVELKTESKIFSASPNHFGAAPNTNTTVVDLGYPGVLPVLNKKAVEYGMKASMALNCQVATETKFDRKNYFYPDNPKAYQISQFDKPIGEHGYIDIEVDGYKKRIGITRVHLEEDAGKLNHGNGYSLVDFNRQGTPLIEIVSEPDIRTPNEAYAYLEKLKSIIQYTGVSDCKMEEGSLRCDANISIRPVGQEEFGTKTELKNLNSFNFVRKGLEYEEKRQREVVLGGGVIDQETRRFDEATSKTLLMRVKEGSDDYRYFPEPDLMDLYIDEDWKARIRAEIPELPDARKKRYIEELGLPEYDANVLTVTKEMADFFEATVNAKADPKLASNWVMGDLSATLNAEGKELSEVALTPEGLASMIKLIENGTISSKIAKQVFKELIENGGDAEKIVKEKGLVQISDEGALLKIISEVLDNNPQSIDDFKNGKQKAVGFLVGQIMKATKGQANPQLVNKLLVEEINKR, translated from the coding sequence ATGGAATTTGAAACAGTCATTGGACTTGAAGTCCATGTGGAGTTAAAAACAGAATCGAAGATATTCTCCGCAAGCCCGAACCATTTCGGTGCTGCTCCGAATACAAATACAACAGTTGTAGATTTAGGATATCCAGGAGTATTGCCTGTCCTAAATAAAAAGGCTGTAGAATACGGAATGAAGGCTTCTATGGCATTGAATTGTCAAGTTGCGACAGAAACGAAATTTGACCGAAAAAACTACTTCTATCCTGACAATCCGAAAGCATATCAAATTTCTCAATTTGATAAACCAATCGGAGAGCACGGCTATATTGATATTGAAGTGGACGGTTATAAGAAGAGAATCGGAATCACTCGTGTCCATTTAGAAGAGGATGCTGGAAAGCTGAACCATGGCAATGGCTACTCATTAGTTGACTTTAACCGTCAAGGAACACCATTGATTGAGATTGTATCTGAGCCGGATATTAGAACACCTAATGAAGCATACGCATACCTTGAGAAGCTGAAATCTATCATTCAGTATACTGGTGTATCTGACTGTAAAATGGAGGAAGGTTCTTTACGCTGTGATGCGAACATCTCCATCCGTCCAGTAGGACAGGAAGAGTTCGGAACAAAAACAGAATTGAAGAACTTAAACTCATTTAACTTCGTCCGCAAAGGTCTTGAATACGAAGAGAAGCGTCAGCGTGAGGTTGTGCTTGGCGGAGGTGTGATTGATCAGGAAACACGCCGTTTTGACGAAGCAACGAGTAAAACATTGTTGATGCGTGTTAAGGAGGGTTCTGATGATTATCGTTATTTCCCAGAGCCTGATTTAATGGACCTGTATATCGATGAGGATTGGAAGGCAAGAATTCGTGCCGAAATTCCAGAGCTTCCTGATGCCCGCAAAAAGAGATATATAGAAGAATTAGGTTTGCCTGAATATGATGCAAATGTATTGACTGTTACGAAGGAAATGGCAGATTTCTTTGAAGCAACAGTTAATGCTAAGGCTGACCCTAAGCTTGCTTCTAACTGGGTAATGGGCGATTTATCAGCAACTTTGAATGCTGAAGGTAAAGAGCTTTCAGAGGTTGCACTGACTCCAGAAGGTCTTGCAAGCATGATTAAGCTGATTGAAAACGGCACAATTTCCAGCAAAATTGCCAAACAAGTATTTAAAGAGCTGATTGAAAATGGCGGTGACGCAGAAAAAATCGTTAAAGAAAAAGGATTAGTACAAATCTCAGATGAAGGCGCATTGCTGAAAATTATCTCTGAAGTACTGGATAATAATCCTCAATCTATCGATGATTTCAAGAATGGTAAACAAAAAGCAGTCGGCTTCCTTGTTGGTCAAATTATGAAAGCAACAAAAGGACAAGCTAACCCACAATTGGTTAACAAACTTCTTGTTGAAGAGATAAATAAAAGATAA
- the gatA gene encoding Asp-tRNA(Asn)/Glu-tRNA(Gln) amidotransferase subunit GatA, protein MSLFDQKAADLQEMLLKKELSVTDLVQEAYTRIKDVDEKVQAFLTLDEENAFNQAKQLDSLLAAGEKTGPLFGLPIGIKDNIVTKNLRTTCSSRILENFNPIYNATVMEKLHNAGTITIGKLNMDEFAMGSSTENSYYMNTKNPWNLDTVPGGSSGGSAAAVAAGEVLFSLGSDTGGSIRQPAAYCGVVGLKPTYGRISRFGLVAFASSLDQIGPITRTVEDNAFLLNAISGVDPMDSTSANVAVPDFTKGLTGDIKGLKIAVPKEYLGEGVSEEVRQSVLDALKVLEKLGATWEEVSLPHSKYALATYYLLSSSEASANLSRFDGIRYGYRADNAESLIELYKQTRAEGFGDEVKRRIMLGTFALSSGYYDAYYKKAQKVRTLIKKDFEDVFEKYDVIVGPTTPTPAFKIGENVNDPLTMYANDILTIPVNLAGVPGISVPCGFTNGLPLGLQIIGKHFDEESVYKVAYAYEQATDYHKQKPTL, encoded by the coding sequence ATGAGCTTATTTGATCAAAAAGCAGCTGATTTACAGGAAATGCTGCTTAAAAAAGAACTTTCTGTAACAGACTTGGTGCAGGAAGCATACACGAGAATTAAAGATGTCGATGAAAAAGTACAAGCCTTTTTAACATTAGATGAGGAAAATGCCTTTAATCAGGCAAAGCAACTTGATTCATTACTTGCTGCAGGTGAAAAGACTGGACCGTTGTTCGGCCTTCCAATCGGTATCAAGGACAATATTGTCACAAAGAATTTGAGAACAACATGCTCAAGCCGCATTTTAGAGAATTTCAACCCAATCTATAATGCGACTGTTATGGAAAAATTACATAATGCCGGCACGATTACAATCGGAAAGCTGAATATGGATGAGTTCGCAATGGGATCCTCAACAGAGAATTCCTATTATATGAATACTAAAAACCCATGGAATTTGGATACTGTGCCAGGCGGTTCATCTGGCGGCTCTGCAGCAGCTGTTGCAGCTGGAGAGGTTCTATTTTCCCTTGGTTCAGATACTGGCGGCTCTATCAGACAGCCGGCAGCATATTGCGGAGTTGTCGGCTTAAAGCCAACATACGGACGTATTTCACGTTTTGGCCTTGTGGCATTTGCATCTTCACTTGACCAAATCGGACCAATTACAAGAACAGTTGAAGACAATGCTTTCCTGCTTAATGCTATTTCAGGAGTAGATCCAATGGACAGCACATCAGCAAATGTGGCAGTTCCGGACTTTACTAAAGGCCTTACAGGGGATATTAAAGGCTTGAAGATTGCAGTTCCTAAGGAATATTTGGGAGAAGGCGTAAGCGAAGAGGTGCGCCAATCTGTACTTGATGCCCTTAAGGTATTGGAGAAGCTTGGAGCAACATGGGAAGAAGTATCATTGCCACATAGTAAATATGCTTTGGCTACGTACTATCTGCTTTCTTCTTCAGAGGCTTCTGCGAACCTGTCCCGCTTTGACGGAATTCGCTATGGATACCGTGCAGATAATGCGGAAAGCTTGATTGAGCTTTATAAACAGACAAGAGCAGAAGGCTTCGGCGATGAAGTAAAACGCAGAATCATGCTTGGAACGTTTGCATTAAGTTCTGGTTATTACGATGCGTACTATAAAAAAGCACAAAAAGTACGTACATTGATCAAAAAGGATTTTGAGGATGTATTTGAGAAATACGATGTGATTGTAGGACCTACAACCCCGACACCAGCATTCAAAATCGGCGAAAATGTAAATGACCCATTAACGATGTATGCAAATGATATTTTGACAATCCCAGTTAACCTTGCTGGTGTGCCAGGAATTTCTGTGCCATGTGGATTCACAAACGGCTTGCCACTTGGTTTGCAAATTATCGGTAAACACTTTGATGAAGAGTCTGTCTACAAAGTGGCATATGCATACGAACAGGCAACGGATTATCATAAGCAAAAACCAACGCTGTAA
- the gatC gene encoding Asp-tRNA(Asn)/Glu-tRNA(Gln) amidotransferase subunit GatC: MSRITKEEVKHVANLARLAITEEEAEQFQKQLDAIITFAEQLNELDTEGVVPTSHVLDVKNVLREDVAGKGLPIEDVLKNAPEHQDGQIKVPSIIE, from the coding sequence ATGTCAAGGATTACAAAAGAAGAGGTAAAGCATGTAGCAAACCTTGCTAGACTTGCAATTACAGAAGAAGAAGCTGAACAATTCCAGAAACAGCTTGATGCAATCATTACGTTTGCAGAACAATTGAATGAACTCGATACGGAAGGTGTTGTACCGACATCCCATGTGCTGGATGTGAAAAACGTATTGCGTGAAGATGTTGCAGGAAAAGGTCTTCCGATTGAGGATGTATTGAAGAATGCTCCAGAACATCAGGACGGCCAGATCAAAGTGCCATCGATTATAGAGTAA
- a CDS encoding MarR family winged helix-turn-helix transcriptional regulator, translated as MTNEIDLLRLENQLCFLLYASSREMTKKYKSLLEELDVTYPQYLVLLLLWEHKVLSVKSMGEQLYLDSGTLTPMLKRMEQNGLINRERSQEDERSVMVSLTEQGSKLKEKAACIPLEIVKLANKEPEEFKQLKNSLAQLLQQLAK; from the coding sequence ATGACAAATGAAATAGACTTGCTTAGACTGGAAAATCAGCTCTGTTTTTTGCTTTATGCCAGTTCAAGAGAAATGACAAAAAAATACAAAAGCCTGCTTGAGGAATTGGATGTTACTTATCCTCAATATTTAGTCCTCCTATTATTATGGGAGCATAAGGTATTAAGTGTTAAAAGCATGGGAGAGCAGTTATACCTTGATTCGGGCACATTAACTCCAATGCTTAAACGAATGGAGCAAAATGGTCTTATAAACAGGGAACGCTCCCAAGAGGATGAGCGCTCTGTTATGGTTTCCTTAACAGAACAAGGCAGCAAACTTAAAGAGAAAGCAGCCTGCATCCCATTAGAAATAGTTAAGCTTGCAAATAAAGAGCCAGAGGAATTCAAACAGCTGAAGAACTCCCTCGCCCAGCTTTTGCAGCAGCTTGCCAAATAA
- a CDS encoding organic hydroperoxide resistance protein, with the protein MSDTLFTTTVKAVGGREGRVESEDYVIQLETAMPGTPRAKQIEDATNPEQLFAAGYAACFDSALQMIAGKERVKFESEVSASVSLVKDPTDQGFKLGVKLSVKGIGVDKATLEDLVHKAHNFCPYSKATRGNIEVTLEVIAA; encoded by the coding sequence ATGTCAGATACATTGTTCACAACAACTGTAAAAGCGGTCGGCGGAAGAGAAGGAAGAGTTGAATCAGAGGATTATGTTATTCAATTAGAAACAGCAATGCCTGGAACTCCAAGAGCAAAGCAAATTGAGGATGCAACAAATCCAGAGCAATTATTTGCAGCAGGTTACGCGGCGTGTTTCGATTCAGCTCTTCAAATGATTGCTGGAAAAGAGCGTGTGAAATTTGAATCAGAAGTGTCAGCGAGTGTCAGCCTAGTTAAAGATCCAACAGATCAAGGCTTTAAGCTTGGAGTTAAATTGTCTGTCAAAGGAATTGGCGTAGATAAAGCAACTTTAGAGGATCTTGTTCATAAAGCACATAATTTCTGCCCATACTCAAAAGCAACTAGAGGCAATATCGAAGTGACACTGGAAGTTATTGCTGCATAA
- a CDS encoding YueI family protein: MSNPNLDDYLQQGMYGAKETKPEERRKFLGTIRERVVLALLQNQVSEANVYKEAEEAIKGNKGAKLYLNGHLDYSYLSKYLKLANEQNMEYTMVTNNDYNSEIGLLIAYDHAVDKEDIYVNEPAVEKKPDQPKEKKGFFAKLFNK; encoded by the coding sequence ATGTCAAATCCAAATTTAGATGATTACCTGCAGCAAGGCATGTATGGTGCGAAGGAGACAAAGCCGGAAGAGAGAAGAAAGTTTCTTGGGACAATTAGAGAGCGTGTCGTACTAGCGTTACTGCAAAATCAAGTGAGTGAAGCAAATGTCTATAAAGAGGCCGAGGAAGCGATTAAGGGCAATAAAGGAGCTAAGCTGTATTTAAATGGCCATTTGGATTATTCCTATTTGTCTAAGTACTTAAAATTAGCTAACGAGCAAAATATGGAATATACAATGGTTACGAACAATGATTATAACAGTGAAATCGGCTTATTGATTGCATACGACCATGCTGTTGATAAAGAAGACATTTATGTGAATGAACCGGCAGTAGAAAAAAAACCAGATCAACCGAAAGAAAAAAAAGGATTTTTCGCTAAGCTTTTTAACAAATAA
- a CDS encoding CamS family sex pheromone protein, with the protein MKKSLILIASLIFFLSACAPNFQKEEEVKSETGDNETETAILPKFKISDDYYSMSLPFKTSEARGLVVNNLNSRYDISEFESGLMRVAQNTFDTENYYFQEGQYLNSSTVAAWLNRKYTKKELSAKKISANDNVGLNPSDEDKSKKESGNMEPIYLAHILEHDYLVKNEETNKLELGGVTIGLALNSVYYYQEKANGSTKKKDISEQTLEREGKSIAEEVTKRLRKIEGLENVPITIALFEQKETSSVVPGNFISYANAGSGEASLGQWKDINEKYVIFPNTNSQYKTEQAAFSKFQNDIEEYFPNFNGVIGKGFYVNNKLRSISIDMKVQFYGATEVIGFSQYVAGKVIDRFKDTNQTVQVSISSANGEEALIVRDAGQDEPFVHIYQ; encoded by the coding sequence ATGAAAAAAAGCTTAATATTAATAGCAAGTCTCATTTTTTTCCTTTCTGCCTGTGCACCGAATTTTCAGAAGGAAGAAGAAGTGAAAAGCGAAACAGGCGACAATGAAACAGAGACAGCCATCCTGCCGAAATTCAAGATTTCGGATGACTATTACAGCATGAGTCTACCTTTTAAGACATCTGAAGCAAGAGGGCTTGTCGTAAATAATTTAAATTCGCGATACGATATCAGTGAATTCGAGAGCGGTTTGATGCGTGTTGCCCAAAATACATTTGATACAGAAAATTATTATTTCCAAGAAGGTCAGTATTTGAACAGCTCGACTGTTGCTGCCTGGCTGAACAGGAAGTACACAAAGAAGGAGCTTAGTGCCAAAAAAATATCAGCAAATGACAATGTTGGTCTTAATCCTTCTGATGAAGATAAAAGTAAAAAAGAATCTGGTAATATGGAGCCGATCTATTTGGCTCACATTTTAGAGCATGATTACTTAGTAAAAAATGAAGAAACAAATAAGCTGGAGCTTGGCGGAGTAACAATTGGCCTTGCATTAAATTCTGTTTATTATTATCAGGAAAAAGCAAACGGATCGACAAAAAAGAAGGATATTAGTGAGCAAACCCTTGAAAGAGAAGGTAAAAGTATCGCAGAAGAGGTCACTAAAAGGCTCAGAAAAATAGAAGGGCTGGAAAACGTACCTATAACAATTGCTTTGTTTGAACAAAAAGAGACATCCTCTGTTGTACCAGGAAACTTTATTTCCTATGCAAATGCTGGCAGTGGAGAAGCCTCCTTGGGTCAGTGGAAGGATATCAATGAAAAGTATGTTATTTTTCCAAATACAAATAGCCAATATAAGACAGAGCAAGCTGCCTTTTCTAAATTCCAAAACGATATTGAAGAGTATTTTCCTAATTTCAATGGCGTTATCGGTAAAGGTTTTTATGTAAACAATAAGCTGCGCAGTATTAGCATTGATATGAAGGTACAGTTTTATGGGGCAACAGAAGTAATCGGCTTCTCTCAATATGTGGCTGGAAAAGTGATTGATCGCTTTAAGGACACAAACCAGACTGTACAGGTCAGCATCTCCTCCGCTAATGGAGAAGAAGCCCTTATTGTCAGGGATGCAGGTCAAGACGAGCCGTTTGTTCATATATATCAATAA
- the ligA gene encoding NAD-dependent DNA ligase LigA produces MDLQAAEKRTKELHNLLNKYNYEYHVLDNPSVPDAEYDALLKELVDLEESFPALKTSDSPSQRIGGEILDMFQKVQHHSPMLSLGNAFNEADLRDFDRKVRQAIGESFSYVCELKIDGLAVSLRYVDGLFELGATRGDGTTGEDITANLRTIRSIPLRLNEQVSIEVRGEAFMPKKSFEALNKAKDENGEEPFANPRNAAAGSLRQLDPRIAASRNLDIFLYAIGDPGETGVRSHSQGLDLLDDLGFKTNKERQRCASIEDVLQYVEGWQEKRPHLPYEIDGIVIKVDSLEQQDELGTTAKSPRWAIAYKFPAEEVVTKLLNIELSVGRTGVLTPTALLEPVKVAGTTVKRASLHNEDLIREKDIKIGDSVVVKKAGDIIPEVVNVLVERRTGEEVDFLMPTHCPECESELVRIEGEVALRCINPKCPAQIREGLIHFVSRNAMNIDGLGERVVSQLFQEKLIEDVADLYKLTYEQLISLERMGEKSVTNLLNAINASKSNSLERLLFGLGIRHVGSKAAKTIAMEFGNMDKLANATREELTAINEIGDKMADSIVAFFEQEEAAELIQELKDSGVNMEYTGARPVAAEESDSVFAGKTIVLTGKLEQLSRNEAKEQIELLGGKITGSVSKKTDLVIAGEDAGSKLTKAEQLGIEIWDEEKLLEELKG; encoded by the coding sequence ATGGATCTACAAGCAGCAGAAAAAAGGACAAAGGAACTGCATAACCTTTTAAACAAATATAATTATGAATATCATGTTCTTGATAATCCTTCTGTTCCAGATGCAGAATACGATGCACTACTAAAAGAGCTTGTTGATTTGGAAGAAAGCTTCCCTGCCTTAAAGACTAGTGACTCTCCATCCCAAAGGATTGGAGGGGAAATTTTGGACATGTTCCAAAAGGTGCAGCATCATTCACCAATGCTCAGTCTTGGGAATGCTTTTAATGAAGCTGATTTGCGGGACTTTGATCGGAAGGTGCGCCAAGCAATCGGGGAAAGCTTTTCTTATGTTTGTGAGCTGAAGATAGATGGGTTGGCTGTATCTCTGCGTTATGTGGACGGTTTATTTGAGCTTGGAGCGACAAGAGGAGATGGGACGACAGGCGAAGATATAACGGCTAATCTGCGAACAATTCGTTCCATACCCCTTCGGTTAAATGAACAAGTAAGCATTGAAGTCCGTGGAGAAGCCTTTATGCCGAAGAAATCTTTTGAGGCTCTTAACAAGGCAAAGGATGAAAATGGAGAAGAACCGTTTGCAAATCCAAGAAATGCGGCTGCAGGCTCTTTAAGACAGCTTGATCCAAGGATTGCTGCTTCTCGTAATCTCGATATATTTCTATATGCGATTGGAGACCCAGGAGAAACGGGTGTCCGCTCACATAGTCAAGGCCTTGACTTACTTGATGACCTTGGCTTTAAAACAAATAAAGAAAGACAGCGCTGTGCATCAATTGAGGATGTTTTACAGTATGTAGAAGGCTGGCAGGAAAAGCGTCCACATCTTCCTTATGAGATTGATGGAATTGTCATTAAAGTGGATAGTCTGGAACAGCAAGACGAGCTTGGAACTACTGCTAAAAGTCCAAGATGGGCAATTGCCTATAAATTCCCTGCTGAAGAGGTTGTTACAAAGCTTCTTAATATAGAACTAAGTGTTGGCCGAACTGGAGTATTGACGCCAACAGCATTGCTTGAGCCTGTTAAAGTGGCAGGGACGACAGTCAAACGGGCATCCTTGCATAATGAAGATCTTATAAGAGAGAAAGACATTAAAATCGGTGACAGTGTGGTCGTAAAAAAAGCAGGCGATATTATTCCTGAGGTTGTGAATGTTCTTGTGGAACGCAGAACGGGTGAGGAAGTTGACTTCTTAATGCCAACACATTGTCCAGAATGCGAAAGTGAATTGGTGAGAATTGAAGGTGAAGTTGCTTTACGCTGTATTAATCCGAAATGTCCTGCGCAAATAAGAGAGGGATTAATTCACTTTGTTTCTAGGAATGCGATGAATATTGACGGACTTGGGGAACGAGTTGTCAGCCAGCTGTTCCAGGAAAAACTGATTGAGGATGTTGCTGATCTTTACAAGCTTACATATGAACAGCTTATCTCTCTTGAACGAATGGGTGAAAAGTCAGTTACGAATCTGTTAAATGCGATAAATGCCTCTAAGAGCAACTCCTTGGAGAGACTGCTGTTTGGTTTAGGAATCCGTCATGTCGGTTCAAAAGCTGCTAAGACAATTGCAATGGAATTTGGAAATATGGATAAATTGGCAAATGCAACTAGAGAAGAATTGACAGCTATTAATGAAATAGGCGATAAGATGGCTGATTCCATCGTTGCTTTCTTTGAGCAGGAAGAAGCGGCCGAGCTTATTCAGGAATTAAAGGATTCTGGTGTGAACATGGAATATACGGGTGCAAGACCTGTTGCCGCAGAAGAGTCAGACAGTGTGTTTGCAGGCAAAACGATTGTATTGACAGGTAAGCTTGAACAGCTTTCCCGAAATGAAGCAAAGGAGCAAATTGAGCTCTTAGGCGGAAAAATTACTGGAAGTGTCAGCAAAAAAACAGATCTCGTTATTGCCGGTGAGGATGCAGGAAGCAAGCTGACGAAAGCAGAACAGCTTGGGATTGAGATATGGGACGAGGAAAAGCTGTTGGAAGAACTAAAAGGTTAA
- the pcrA gene encoding DNA helicase PcrA — MQFLTDKILNGLNPEQQKAVKATEGPLLIMAGAGSGKTRVLTQRIAYLMVEKGVNPYNILAITFTNKAAKEMRHRIAAVLGGASEDIWISTFHSMCVRILRKDIDRIGYNRNFTILDTTDQQSVVKQILKERNIDPKKHDPRAILGSISSAKNELITPEEYAKTAGDYFSQIASDVYTEYQRRLRKNHALDFDDLIMQTIHLFQRVPEVLEYYQRKFQYIHVDEYQDTNRSQYMLVKLMASRFRNLCVVGDSDQSIYRWRGADIANILSFEKDYPNAQVVMLEQNYRSTKKILQAANKVIENNSGRKDKNLWTENEDGHKIHYYRADSEQGEAQFVIGKIQEIRRETSKNLADIAILYRTNAQSRVMEEMLLKSNIEYSIVGGIKFYDRKEIKDTLGYLRLIANPDDDISLQRVINVPKRGIGSSSIDKIANFATMHDMSMYDALESAELIGLSPKITKAVIEFRNFIRRYSEMQEYLSVTELVEEVIEKSGYLDALKAEKSIESQSRIENIEEFMSVTKNFEDTNEDKSLIAFLTDLALVADIDKLDEDGNQADAVVLMTLHSAKGLEFPVVFLIGLEEGVFPHSRSLMEEAEMEEERRLAYVGITRAEQQLFITNAQMRTLFGRTNMNPPSRFIKEIPEDLLEGAPERKSESRFASRPAAPAAARKAVVRPAARTTGGEGIGWNVGDKAVHGKWGTGTVVSVKGEGDSKELDIAFPSPVGIKRLLAKFAPIQKG; from the coding sequence ATGCAATTTTTAACAGATAAAATATTAAACGGATTAAATCCTGAACAGCAAAAAGCAGTAAAGGCAACTGAAGGCCCACTATTGATAATGGCAGGCGCAGGCAGTGGTAAAACAAGAGTATTAACACAAAGAATTGCCTATTTAATGGTCGAAAAAGGGGTAAACCCATATAACATCCTGGCGATTACTTTTACAAATAAGGCAGCAAAAGAAATGAGGCACAGGATAGCTGCAGTGCTTGGCGGTGCTAGCGAAGATATCTGGATATCTACTTTCCACTCCATGTGTGTCCGCATTTTGAGGAAGGATATTGACAGAATAGGCTATAACCGAAACTTCACGATATTGGATACGACAGATCAGCAATCTGTTGTTAAGCAAATTTTGAAGGAAAGAAATATTGATCCGAAGAAACATGATCCTCGCGCAATTCTTGGAAGCATCAGCTCTGCTAAAAATGAATTAATTACACCAGAGGAGTATGCAAAAACAGCTGGTGATTATTTCTCTCAAATTGCAAGTGATGTATATACGGAATACCAAAGACGATTGAGAAAAAACCATGCTCTTGATTTTGATGACTTGATTATGCAGACAATTCATCTGTTTCAGCGTGTTCCAGAGGTGCTTGAATACTATCAACGCAAGTTCCAATACATTCATGTTGATGAGTATCAGGATACGAACAGATCACAATATATGCTTGTGAAGCTTATGGCAAGCAGATTCCGCAACCTTTGTGTCGTGGGTGACTCTGACCAGTCTATTTACAGATGGCGCGGAGCGGATATTGCTAACATTCTTTCATTTGAAAAGGATTATCCAAATGCTCAAGTAGTTATGCTGGAGCAAAATTACCGTTCTACGAAGAAGATACTTCAAGCTGCCAATAAGGTTATTGAAAACAACTCAGGCAGAAAAGACAAAAATCTTTGGACGGAAAATGAAGATGGACATAAAATTCATTACTATCGTGCAGACAGCGAGCAAGGTGAAGCGCAGTTTGTAATCGGAAAAATACAGGAAATCAGACGGGAAACTTCAAAGAACCTGGCTGATATTGCTATTCTTTACCGTACAAACGCTCAGTCCCGGGTAATGGAGGAGATGCTTCTTAAATCGAATATAGAGTATTCCATCGTTGGAGGAATAAAGTTCTACGATCGAAAAGAAATTAAAGATACACTCGGTTATTTAAGACTGATTGCCAACCCGGATGATGATATAAGCTTGCAAAGGGTTATAAATGTACCAAAGCGAGGGATAGGTTCAAGCTCGATTGATAAAATCGCTAATTTTGCGACAATGCATGATATGTCGATGTACGATGCTCTTGAGTCGGCTGAATTAATAGGATTGAGCCCGAAAATTACAAAGGCAGTTATAGAATTCCGCAATTTCATTCGACGCTACAGCGAAATGCAGGAGTACTTGTCTGTAACAGAGCTAGTGGAGGAAGTTATAGAAAAATCCGGTTATTTAGATGCGCTGAAAGCAGAGAAGTCGATTGAATCTCAAAGCAGAATTGAGAATATTGAAGAGTTCATGTCTGTTACGAAAAACTTTGAAGATACAAACGAAGATAAGTCATTGATTGCATTCCTGACAGACTTGGCACTTGTTGCGGATATAGATAAGCTTGATGAAGACGGCAACCAGGCGGATGCAGTTGTACTGATGACGCTTCACTCTGCGAAAGGACTGGAATTTCCGGTAGTTTTCCTTATTGGCTTGGAAGAAGGGGTTTTCCCGCATTCCCGTTCACTTATGGAAGAAGCGGAAATGGAAGAGGAAAGAAGACTTGCCTATGTAGGTATTACAAGGGCAGAACAGCAATTGTTCATAACAAATGCCCAAATGAGAACATTATTCGGGCGTACGAATATGAATCCTCCTTCCCGGTTTATAAAGGAAATACCAGAGGACCTATTAGAAGGAGCTCCTGAAAGAAAAAGTGAAAGCCGATTTGCGTCAAGACCAGCAGCACCTGCAGCAGCAAGAAAAGCAGTTGTTCGCCCTGCGGCTAGGACAACTGGCGGTGAGGGAATTGGCTGGAATGTTGGAGATAAAGCCGTTCACGGAAAATGGGGAACAGGCACAGTCGTTAGCGTCAAGGGCGAAGGGGATTCAAAAGAGCTCGATATCGCTTTCCCAAGCCCAGTGGGTATTAAAAGACTGTTAGCAAAATTCGCGCCGATTCAAAAAGGCTGA
- a CDS encoding heptaprenylglyceryl phosphate synthase has product MYNVREWRHVFKLDPNKEISDEHLEKIAESGTDAIIIGGTDGVTLENVLSIMSRVRRYTVPCILEISTIDSITPGFDLYFIPTVLNSKDVKWVTGLHHEAVKEYGEIMNWDEILVQGYCILNSDCKAAKATAATTDLTADDVAAYAMMAENMFNLPILYLEYSGAYGDVEVVKEAKRHLNNTVLFYGGGIKTLEMAQQMAKEADVIVVGNIIYEDLAAALSTVKIKSLH; this is encoded by the coding sequence ATGTATAATGTTCGTGAGTGGCGTCACGTTTTTAAATTAGATCCAAATAAAGAAATATCAGATGAACATTTAGAAAAAATAGCTGAGTCTGGAACAGATGCAATTATTATTGGCGGTACAGATGGAGTTACTCTTGAAAACGTACTGAGCATCATGTCCAGGGTTAGAAGATATACAGTGCCTTGCATTTTGGAAATATCAACAATTGATTCTATCACACCTGGCTTTGATCTTTATTTCATTCCAACTGTTCTTAACAGTAAGGATGTAAAATGGGTGACAGGACTGCATCATGAAGCGGTGAAGGAATACGGGGAAATAATGAATTGGGATGAAATACTTGTTCAAGGCTATTGTATATTGAATAGTGATTGTAAAGCAGCAAAGGCAACGGCTGCAACAACTGATTTGACTGCGGATGACGTGGCTGCATATGCAATGATGGCAGAGAATATGTTTAATCTTCCTATTCTTTATCTTGAGTACAGCGGTGCTTACGGAGACGTTGAAGTCGTGAAGGAAGCAAAAAGACATTTGAATAATACAGTGCTTTTTTACGGTGGAGGAATAAAAACATTGGAAATGGCACAGCAAATGGCGAAGGAAGCAGACGTTATCGTAGTTGGAAACATTATTTATGAGGATTTGGCTGCTGCTTTAAGCACGGTGAAAATCAAGAGTCTTCATTGA